The following proteins are encoded in a genomic region of Arachis ipaensis cultivar K30076 chromosome B02, Araip1.1, whole genome shotgun sequence:
- the LOC107625657 gene encoding uncharacterized protein LOC107625657 — MRGLVRLPLPLPLPLLPFPWKSTSSFTLHQLRTPFNLSIHASSSPTPSPSSSSSPTQELLTARERRRLRNSRRENNVYNWKEEVEESFIKKKKKEKKSWTEQLNLDNLADLGPQWWVLRVSRVKAHYTAELLARSLARNFPDKEFKVYIPSVNEKKRLKNGSLSEKPKPLFPGCIFLRCVLNKELHDYIREVDGIGGFLGSRVGSIKRQINRPRPVADEDIKTVFRQAKEEQEKADQAFEEQERGAVQNSGIPNTELEPDEVSDASVESKPKRRSRKTSDQLSVPGSKLFVPGSTVRVVSGTFSGFTGTLKKLNRKTKMATVHFTLFGKENIADIDVSEIVPETT; from the exons ATGAGAGGCCTCGTCCGTCTTCCTctacctcttcctcttcctcttcttccatttcCGTGGAAGTCAACCTCCTCCTTCACTCTCCACCAACTCAGAACCCCCTTCAACCTCTCAATCCACGCTTCTTCATCACccactccttctccttcttcttcttcttctcccacgCAAGAGCTCCTCACAGCCAGGGAGAGAAGGCGCCTGAGGAACTCGCGAAGGGAGAACAACGTCTACAACTGGAAGGAAGAGGTGGAAGAGAGCTtcatcaagaagaagaagaaggagaagaagtcaTGGACCGAGCAGCTCAACCTCGATAACCTCGCTGATTTAGGTCCCCAGTGGTGGGTCCTTCGAGTTTCTCGCGTTAAAGCTCACTACACTGCCGAACTTCTAGCTCGCTCCCTCGCTAGAAACTTCCCTGACAAGGAATTCAag GTATACATTCCATCTGTCAATGAGAAAAAGAGGTTGAAAAATGGTTCCCTGTCTGAAAAACCAAAACCCCTGTTCCCAGGATGCATTTTTTTGCGATGTGTACTGAACAAGGAGCTGCATGACTATATAAGAGAGGTTGATGGCATTGGAGGTTTCCTTGGTTCCAGGGTTGGAAGCAT AAAGAGACAGATTAACAGACCAAGGCCGGTTGCTGATGAAGATATCAAAACAGTCTTCAGGCAGGcaaaagaagaacaagaaaaagctGATCAAGCATTTGAGGAACAAGAGCGTGGTGCAGTCCAAAACTCTGGGATTCCCAATACGGAGTTAGAACCTGATGAAGTTTCTGATGCTTCTGTTGAGTCTAAGCCTAAAAGACGATCCAGAAAAACTTCTGACCAGCTCAGTGTTCCAGGTAGCAAGCTCTTTGTTCCAGGTTCTACTGTTAGGGTTGTATCTGGAACATTTTCAGGTTTTACCGGCACTCTCAAGAAGCTGAATCGCAAAACCAAAATG GCCACTGTACATTTTACACTATTTGGGAAGGAGAACATAGCAGATATAGATGTCAGTGAAATTGTTCCAGAGACTACTTGA
- the LOC107628452 gene encoding uncharacterized protein LOC107628452 isoform X2 → MSRVASPPKRTECQMRNSYHSSHLFFLFSKITMGKQASSKPRRPDSLGKGKVTPIQIAFIVDRYLCDNNYSETRTAFRNEASSLLTNSPIHEAPKSLLSLGELLDDYVCLKEQKVMVEQERVLVEQEKNRVQMLLNGIQNVMNAFNATTSSRSIVAPSNRTPPPGVSTTMQNASNVHSLPQPINTNTESANFSMPVLNLSDRKRKDTIAVDESSTSKKSRGKLSNRRIPFQGQNTLPQSDTSAITNQVASQPSTHHPSTRNSVLSESQVQGSTVSKCLFNQPSASVPTTTSPAPKTPSITTSSHGNTHISPPDIPPALNRNEEAAPSCYAVISTKRIMVSPTKQMAYIESSQCISPVKTGTSDKASNKRDHVRSRLDFGASGSELPIRSTSDSTKDVDLFDIDIDALGTDFSFTEMLNDLEGIDFSCNPASMSYKDNASGSSPECKGNQVISERSTVGEVSEEEMNVPGSDNCLNTMTSVTKCIKISTPVKSRQGSLDQ, encoded by the exons ATGTCCCGCGTAGCTTCCCCTCCAAAACGCACCGAGTGTCAGATGAGAAACTCTTATCACTCATCACACTTGTTCTTCCTCTTCAGCAAAATTACAATGGGAAAGCAAGCCAGTTCCAAGCCAAGAAGGCCAGACTCGTTGGGGAAGGGGAAGGTCACTCCGATCCAGATCGCCTTCATCGTCGACCGCTATCTCTGCGACAACAACTACTCCGAAACGCGAACCGCCTTCCGAAACGAAGCCTCCTCCCTCCTCACCAATTCCCCTATTCACGAG GCACCGAAGAGTTTGTTGAGTTTGGGAGAGCTGCTGGATGATTATGTATGCTTGAAGGAGCAGAAGGTGATGGTGGAACAGGAGAGGGTGCTTGTCGAGCAAGAGAAGAATCGTGTTCAGATGCTGTTGAACGGTATACAGAATGTTATGAACGCTTTCAATGCTACTACTAGTAGCCGGAGCATTGTTGCACCTAGTAACAGAACTCCTCCTCCAG GCGTGTCTACTACTATGCAAAATGCATCAAATGTACATTCACTTCCTCAGCCTATCAACACCAATACAGAGTCTGCAAACTTCTCAATGCCAGTGTTGAATCTATCTGATAGGAAGAGGAAAGATACAATAGCCGTGGACGAGTCTTCTACCTCGAAGAAATCTCGTGGAAAATTATCCAACAGGAGAATTCCTTTTCAAG GTCAAAACACACTTCCACAATCAGATACTTCTGCTATCACTAACCAAGTAGCTTCTCAGCCTTCTACACACCATCCATCAACTAGGAACAGCGTGCTGAGCGAATCGCAAGTTCAAGGATCCACCGTCTCCAAATGCTTGTTTAATCAGCCTTCAGCTTCTGTTCCCACAACCACTTCACCAGCTCCAAAGACACCTAGCATAACAACTTCCTCTCACGGTAATACACATATATCCCCTCCTGATATTCCCCCGGCTTTGAATCGCAATGAGGAGGCTGCACCCTCATGTTATGCTGTAATATCAACCAAGAGAATTATGGTTAGCCCTACAAAACAAATGGCTTATATAGAGAGTAGTCAATGCATTTCTCCTGTGAAGACAGGTACTTCAGACAAGGCAAGTAACAAGAGGGATCATGTAAGAAGCAGGTTGGACTTCGGTGCCTCTGGTTCGGAACTGCCTATACGCTCTACATCCGATTCGACGAAGGATGTTGACTTGTTTGACATTGACATAGATGCCTTGGGAACGGATTTTTCATTCACTGAAATGTTAAATGATCTTGAAGGCATTGATTTTTCTTGCAATCCAGCATCAATGAGTTATAAGGATAATGCTTCAGG GTCATCTCCAGAATGCAAGGGTAATCAAGTGATATCTGAAAGATCAACAGTGGGAGAAGTATCTGAGGAAGAAATGAATGTACCGG GCTCTGACAATTGTTTGAATACAATGACATCTGTCACAAAATGCATAAAGATTTCAACCCCCG TAAAAAGTCGCCAGGGCTCTTTAGATCAGTAG
- the LOC107628452 gene encoding uncharacterized protein LOC107628452 isoform X1: MSRVASPPKRTECQMRNSYHSSHLFFLFSKITMGKQASSKPRRPDSLGKGKVTPIQIAFIVDRYLCDNNYSETRTAFRNEASSLLTNSPIHEAPKSLLSLGELLDDYVCLKEQKVMVEQERVLVEQEKNRVQMLLNGIQNVMNAFNATTSSRSIVAPSNRTPPPGVSTTMQNASNVHSLPQPINTNTESANFSMPVLNLSDRKRKDTIAVDESSTSKKSRGKLSNRRIPFQVPGQNTLPQSDTSAITNQVASQPSTHHPSTRNSVLSESQVQGSTVSKCLFNQPSASVPTTTSPAPKTPSITTSSHGNTHISPPDIPPALNRNEEAAPSCYAVISTKRIMVSPTKQMAYIESSQCISPVKTGTSDKASNKRDHVRSRLDFGASGSELPIRSTSDSTKDVDLFDIDIDALGTDFSFTEMLNDLEGIDFSCNPASMSYKDNASGSSPECKGNQVISERSTVGEVSEEEMNVPGSDNCLNTMTSVTKCIKISTPVKSRQGSLDQ; encoded by the exons ATGTCCCGCGTAGCTTCCCCTCCAAAACGCACCGAGTGTCAGATGAGAAACTCTTATCACTCATCACACTTGTTCTTCCTCTTCAGCAAAATTACAATGGGAAAGCAAGCCAGTTCCAAGCCAAGAAGGCCAGACTCGTTGGGGAAGGGGAAGGTCACTCCGATCCAGATCGCCTTCATCGTCGACCGCTATCTCTGCGACAACAACTACTCCGAAACGCGAACCGCCTTCCGAAACGAAGCCTCCTCCCTCCTCACCAATTCCCCTATTCACGAG GCACCGAAGAGTTTGTTGAGTTTGGGAGAGCTGCTGGATGATTATGTATGCTTGAAGGAGCAGAAGGTGATGGTGGAACAGGAGAGGGTGCTTGTCGAGCAAGAGAAGAATCGTGTTCAGATGCTGTTGAACGGTATACAGAATGTTATGAACGCTTTCAATGCTACTACTAGTAGCCGGAGCATTGTTGCACCTAGTAACAGAACTCCTCCTCCAG GCGTGTCTACTACTATGCAAAATGCATCAAATGTACATTCACTTCCTCAGCCTATCAACACCAATACAGAGTCTGCAAACTTCTCAATGCCAGTGTTGAATCTATCTGATAGGAAGAGGAAAGATACAATAGCCGTGGACGAGTCTTCTACCTCGAAGAAATCTCGTGGAAAATTATCCAACAGGAGAATTCCTTTTCAAG TGCCAGGTCAAAACACACTTCCACAATCAGATACTTCTGCTATCACTAACCAAGTAGCTTCTCAGCCTTCTACACACCATCCATCAACTAGGAACAGCGTGCTGAGCGAATCGCAAGTTCAAGGATCCACCGTCTCCAAATGCTTGTTTAATCAGCCTTCAGCTTCTGTTCCCACAACCACTTCACCAGCTCCAAAGACACCTAGCATAACAACTTCCTCTCACGGTAATACACATATATCCCCTCCTGATATTCCCCCGGCTTTGAATCGCAATGAGGAGGCTGCACCCTCATGTTATGCTGTAATATCAACCAAGAGAATTATGGTTAGCCCTACAAAACAAATGGCTTATATAGAGAGTAGTCAATGCATTTCTCCTGTGAAGACAGGTACTTCAGACAAGGCAAGTAACAAGAGGGATCATGTAAGAAGCAGGTTGGACTTCGGTGCCTCTGGTTCGGAACTGCCTATACGCTCTACATCCGATTCGACGAAGGATGTTGACTTGTTTGACATTGACATAGATGCCTTGGGAACGGATTTTTCATTCACTGAAATGTTAAATGATCTTGAAGGCATTGATTTTTCTTGCAATCCAGCATCAATGAGTTATAAGGATAATGCTTCAGG GTCATCTCCAGAATGCAAGGGTAATCAAGTGATATCTGAAAGATCAACAGTGGGAGAAGTATCTGAGGAAGAAATGAATGTACCGG GCTCTGACAATTGTTTGAATACAATGACATCTGTCACAAAATGCATAAAGATTTCAACCCCCG TAAAAAGTCGCCAGGGCTCTTTAGATCAGTAG